The Couchioplanes caeruleus sequence CGGTTCGTGCTGCGCAATCCCAGCGAATTCGTGCACCGGCAGCTCCGCGTCACCGGCCTCGCCGAGATGTTCGGGCTGGACGCCGCCCCGTCCAGCCCGCAGACGTACACCCCCTGATCGACCGCATACCGGTTAAGGTTCCGACATGGAGCCAGCGGCCGGAGCATGGTGCACCGCGACCGAGGTCGGGTTCCGGCTGCGTGACCACGAACACCGGCTGGCCGGCGCACGGCTGGAGTCCGGCGTCACCGGCGGCGACTTCCACTACCGCGACGAGATCCGTACCTGGGAGCTGCGCCTGCCCCGGCCGGCGGTGCAGCGCGTCGAATACCGGCTGACGCTCGCCCACCCCGACGGCCGCGTCGAGACCGTCGCCGACCCGGACAACCCGCGCCGGCAGGGCGAGGCGTCGGTGCTGTGCTGCCCGGACTACCGCGAACCCGGCTGGCTGAGCCTGCCCCACGGCGCCGGCCGCTGGCGTGACGTCTACCTGCCGCTGCCGCCCGTGCACGGCGAGATGGTCGCCCGCATCTGGTCGCCGGACCTGCCCACCGACCGCGTCGTCGTCGCCCACGACGGTCCGGACTACCACCGGCACGGAGAGCTCGGCCGCTACAGCGCCGCCATGATCGGTGCCGGGCGCGTGCCGCCGTACCATCTCGTGCTGCTTCCGCCGGGGGAGCGGCTCGAGTGGTATTCGGCCAGCCCGGCGTACGCCCGCGCGCTCGCCGGCGACGTGCTGCCCAAGATCGCCGCCGAGCTGGGCACCACCCGGCCCGTGGTGGGCGTCGGCGCCAGCCTCGGCGGGCTCGCCATGCTGCACGCCCAGCGCCGGCACCCGGCCGGGTTCGGCGGCCTGTTCCTGCAGTCGGGCAGCTTCTTCCAGCCGCGCCACGACCGGCAGGAGTCCGGCTTCCGCCGCTACCTGCGGATCGTGCGCTTCACCGGCCGGGTGGTCCGGGCCGCCGACGGTCCCGGCGTGCCGGTTGCGCTCACATGCGGCACCGTGGAGGAGAACCTCGCCAACAACCGGGACATGGCGCGTGCTTTGCGCGATCACGGGTACGCCGTGACGTTCGCGCAGGTGCCGGACGCGCACAACTGGACCGCTTGGCGGGACGCGCTCGACCCGCACCTCACCGCACTGCTGCAGAAGGTGTTCAACTAAAGGAGGCGCCAATGGCCGACGTCGAGCACACCATCGGACTGCTGCTGGGCACCGAGGACGACTGGCCACGGGCGTACGAGGCCCTGCTGCGCAGGGTCGGGGCGATCACCGACGGCACCGGGCGTACCCATCGCATCCGCAGTGTGCGGGTCACCATCGAGCCGTTCAACCTGCGCGCCTCGCCGCGGCACGATCTGATCATCGACCGGCTCGCGTACTGGTACTACCACCCGCGCGAGTGGCTCAAGAAGGTCGCGCTGATGAACGACGTGTACCTGCTCAACAGCCCGTTCACCTTCCAGTCCATGGAGAAGCATGCCGCGTACTGCGCGATGATGCGGCTCGGCCTCAAGGTGCCCGAGACGGTCCTGGTCCCGTTCAAGAACCCGCTCGACAACTCCCGGTACGCCTACACCTCGGCGCGCTACAACCAGCCGTTCAACCTGGACGCGCTGGCCGCGGCGGTCGGCTATCCGATGTTCATGAAGCCGTACGACGGCGGCGCCTGGGTCGGCGTGTCCAAGATCCGCAATCCGGCGGAGCTGCACGCCGCATACGACGCCTCGGGGGAGCGGCTCATGCATCTCCAGGCCGCCGTCGAGGACTACGACGTCTTCGCGCGCTCGCTCACCATCGGCCCCGAGACGATGGTGATGAAGTTCCGTCCCGACCTGCCGATGCACGAGCGCTACGCGGTCGACCACAACTTCCTCGGCGCCGCGGTCGGCGAGGAGGTCGTCACCATCTCGCGGCTGGTCAACGCCTTCTTCCGGTGGGAGTTCAACTCCTGCGAGTCGCTGGTCAAGGGCGACGACGTGCACCCGATCGACTACGCCAACGCCTGCCCGGACGTGGCCGTGACCTCGCTGCACTACTACTTCCCGTGGGCGATGGCGGCGCTGCTGCGCTGGACCGTCTACTGCGTGGTGACCGGCCGCAGGCCCCGCCTCGACATGGACACCTCGGCCTACTTCGCCGTCGCCGACGACCCGGATCTGTCCTATGCGGAGAAGCTCGGCTGCTACCGGCGGCTCGCCGACGACTACTTCGAGACGGCCCGCTACGAGGAGTTCTGCGAGAAGCACCTTTCCCACGTCGACGAGATGGTGCACGAATGGGTCGGCTCCCCGGAGTTCCGGTCCCTGCTCGGCGAGACGGTCCGCGCCATGTACCCGCCGCACGAGCACGAACGCTTCCTCGGCCACTTCGGCGGCCTCATCGACGCCTGGCTGCGCGAGAATGGCTGACCTCGCCGGCACCCTGCGCTTCGCCGCGGCCCTGCACGGCCGCCGGCTGGGCTTCGTCTACCACGGGTACGTGCGCCGCGACCCGATGTCGCTGCTGCACCTGCGGCCGGGACGCGACGACCCGTACGCCATCTACCGCGGCATGCCGGTGCTCGGGCCCACCCGGCTCGGCCACTGGGTGACGACCAGCCACGCCCTGTGCGACAGCGTGCTGCGGGACCGGCGGTTCGGCGTACGCTCCGCGGAGCTGACCGTGCCCACCCCGCCGACCGACGGCTTCGACATGTCCTTCCTCGACCGGGACCCGCCCGACCACACCCGGCTACGCCGCCTGGCGCAGCCGGCGTTCGCCCCCAAGCGCATCGCCCGTTACCGCGCCCGCGTGGAGGCGACCGTCGACCGCCTGCTCGACGACGCGGCCACCGCAGGGGGATTCGACCTGGTGCCCGCCTTCGCGGCGCCGCTGCCGATCGCCGTCATCACCGACCTGCTCGGCGTCCCCGACGCGGACGCCGCCCGCTTCGCCCGTTACGGCGCGGTGATCGGCAGCGCCCTCGACGGCATCCGGTCGCTGACCCACGCCGCCCGCCTCCAGGCGGCGAGGAACGACCTGCACGACCTCTTCGAGCGCCTCTTCGCCCTGCGCCGCGCCGCGCCCGCGGACGACGTGGTCACCGCCGTCGTGGCGGCCGAGGGCGACCGCATCCGGGCCGAGGAGATGGTCCCGATGTGCATGCTGCTGCTGGTGGCAGGCTTCGAGACCACGGTCAACCTGATCGGCAACGCGGTCAACGCCCTGCTCGCGAACGCCGACCAGTGGGCGGCCCTCTGCGCCGACCCGGCCGCCCTCGCCCCGTTGGCGGTCGAGGAGACCCTGCGCTACGACCCGCCGGTCCAGCGCACCGCCCGCTGCGCCCAGCAGGACCTCGAGCTGAACGGCCGGCTCATCCGCGAGGGGCAGTTCGTGGTCACGCTCATCGGCGCGGCCAACCGCGATCCTGTGGCGTTCCCCGATCCGGACAGGTTCGACATCCACCGCAAACCGGCCGCCGAGCACCTTGCGTTCTCCAGTGGCATCCACTACTGCGTGGGCGCGCCGCTCGCCCGGATGGAGGCGACGGTCGCCCTGCAACGTCTCGCCGAACGCATGCCGGACCTGCGCCGGGCCGGTCCGCTGCGGCGGCGGGTGTCGAGCACGGTCCGCGGACCGATCAGCTTCCCCGTCCGTACGTCGGCCAAGGTCATGTCCGCCCGGTGAGCCGCGGCCGGTGCCGGGAAATGTCGGTGGGGCCGCCTAGAGTGCAGGCGTGTTCATCCGGATCGAGGGCGACGACCTGCCCGGGCTGCGGGGCGGGGTCGAGGCCGACGCCCTGCGGCGCGGCAACGTGCACGTGGGCGTGCAGCGCAAGGCCGACGTCGTCGATCGGTTCCCCGCGGACGCGGTGTCGGTGCGGTGGGAGCTGGAGGTCACCAGCCGCGAGGTCGACGGGCTGCTCGACGTGGGCGGCCCCTGGGCGCACGGGCGTCCCGGCGCCCGGTTCCTCTACCTGAGCTGGGGCGCCGTCGACGGGCCGGCCTTCGCCATGTTCCGGCGGGCCAAGCTCATGTTCGGTGACGTGCCCACCGCGGTGCTCCGGGCCGCCCACGACGGCGGCGGCGTGCTGGTGGGGCGCCTCGGGCTGACCGGGCCCGACGGGGGACCGCGGTGCGCCCGGGTGCGGCCGCCCGACATCGCGTGGCAGCTCGAATGATCGGCGCCGGTGTGACCGTGCTGCACGGGTTCCTCGCCCGCGACGGGGCCCTGGCGGTGTGGCTGGAGGGTGCCGGTCTGCCGGAGGCCGGGTCCACGGGGCGCGAGCGGGGCGCGCATCCCTTCGCGGTTCCCGCGGCCGGTGAGCCGCGGGCGGCGACCTTGCTGCTGCCCTCGACCTCCGCCGGGCCGCTGCCGTCGCCGCAGCTCGGGGCGGCGCCGCGGCGGGGGAGGCCACGGCTGAGGCCGTGGCGGGTGCCCGCGGTCGTCGTGCCGTTCGTGACCGCCGAGCTGGCGGACGAGCTGGACGCCCGCCCCGCGCCCTCCCTGACCTATCTCGCCGAGGTCTGTGGCTTCGCCGCCGACCTGGTCGCGCGCGGGCGCGTGCTGCCCGCGCTGCGGCCCGCCGGCGCGCGGGCCCGGGTCCTCTGGCGTCCCGTCCTGACCGGGCCGGACGCCGCACGGCAGGCGGAGCTGGTCGAGGCCATGCCCGCGGCCTGCCGCGCCGAGCGGACCCGCCCCGGCGCCGCCGACGGCCTGCCCGCCGCCGACGTGCTGCCCGCGGCCCTGGAACGCCTGGTCGACGGCCTGGTACGCACCCGGCTGGCCGAGTCCCGTGTCGCCCTGACCGGCGCGCCCTGGCTGGCGGCCCTCACCGCGGACGGCGATCCCGTCGTCGAGGCCCCGCCCCGGGAGCTCGAGGCCGTCGCCGACGCGCTCGACGGATGGCATGCCGAGGCGAGCAGCGGCGCCGCCGTCCGGGTCGTGTTCCGGCTCAGCGCCCTGGACGAGCCCGAGCCCGACGCGCCCGACGCCACCACCGTGCCCGACGCCACCACCGCACCCGACGCCACCACCGCGCCCGGCCCCCTCGGCAGCACCGGCGAGTGGCTGCTCGAATTCCTGCTCCAGCCGGTCGACGAGCCCAGCCTGCTCGTCCCCGCCGCCGACGTGTGGCGCGATGCCGTCGCCCCGCTGCGGCGGTGGACGCACCGGCCCCAGGACCGGCTGATCGCCGGGCTCGGACGGGCCGCGCGGCTGTGCGGGGAGCTCGACGCCGCGTTGCGCCTGGCCCGCCCCGCCGAGCTGGTCCTCGGCACCGAGGCCGCCCACCGGTTCCTCGGGCACGCCGCGCTGCTCGAGCAGGCCGGGTTCGGGGTGTTGCTGCCCGCCTGGTGGCGCGAGCCGCAGCGCCTCGGGCTGGCTCTCGAGGTACGCAGCCCGCCGGCCGCCGCGCCGGTGTTGCGCGACGAGGCCGCCGATCTCGCCACGATCGTCGGGTACGACTGGGGGCTGTCGCTCGGCGGCCGGATGCTCACCGAGACCGAGCTCGCCGACCTGGCCCGGGTCAAGGTGCCCCTGGTCCGGATGCGGGGCCGCTGGGTCTACCTCGATCCCGAGCGGCTGCGCGCGGGGCTGGAGTTCCTGCGGCGCGGCGGGGGCACGATGACCGCCGGGGATGCCCTGCGCCTGGTGCGGCTGCTGCCGCCGGAGGAGGTGCCGCTGCCGGTCACCGAGGTGCGCGGCAGCGGGTGGGTCGCCGACCTGCTGGCCGGACGGCTCGGTGAGCGGCTCGAGCTGCTGGACCCGCCCCCGGGGCTGGACGCCGTGCTCCGGCCGTACCAGAGACGGGGTTTCTCGTGGCTGGCCTTCCTCGACGGCCTGGGCCTGGGCGCCTGCCTCGCCGACGACATGGGCCTGGGCAAGACCGTGCAGTTGCTGGCGTTGTTGCTGCACCGCGCCGACGGCCCGGCGTTGCTGATCTGCCCGTTGTCGGTGCTCGGCAACTGGCAGCGCGAGGCCGCCCGGTTCGCGCCGTCGCTGCGGGTCCGGGTGCTGCACGGCGCCGACCGGCCGGACCCGGCGCGCCTGGCCGACGGCGCGGACGTCGTGCTGACCACGTATGCGACCGCGACCCGCGACGCCGACGCGCTCGCCGCCGTGCAATGGGACCGGGTCGTGCTCGACGAGGCGCAGCACATCAAGAACAGCGCGGCCGGCGCGGCGAGGGCGGTGCGCCGGTTCCCGGCCCGGCACCGCGTCGCCCTGACCGGCACCCCGGTCGAGAACCGCCTCGCGGAGTTGTGGTCCATCCTCGACTTCCTCAACCCCGGCCTGCTGGGCGGCGCGCACACCTTCCGCAACCGCTACGCCGTGCCGATCGAACGGTACGCCGACGAGGACGCCGCCGCCCGGCTGCGCCACGCCACCCGGCCGTTCCTGTTGCGCCGCGTGAAGTCCGATCCCGCGGTCGTCGGCGACCTGCCCGACAAGCGCCACACCCGCCACCTGTGCGGCCTGACCGCCGAGCAGGCCACCCTCTACCGCGCCGTGCTCGACGACATGCTGCTGCGGCTCAAGGAGACCGCCGAGACCCGCCGCAAGGGCCTCGTCCTGGCCGCGATGACCAAGCTCAAGCAGGTCTGCAACCATCCCGCCCATCTGCTCGGCGACGGCTCCCCGCTGCCGCGCCGCTCGGGCAAGCTGGAACGCCTGGAGGAGATCCTCGACGCCGCGCTCGGCGAGCGGGAGAGCGTGCTGTGCTTCACCCAGTTCGCCCGCTTCGGTGCGATGCTGACGCCGCATCTCGCCGCCCGCTTCGGCGTACCGGTGCGCTATCTGCACGGCGGCACGCCGCGCGGCGCCCGCGACGAGATGGTGGCGGCGTTCCAGGCCGACGACCGGCCCGGGATCTTCGTCCTGTCGCTGAAGGCGGGTGGCACCGGCCTCAACCTCACCGCCGCCAACCACGTGGTGCACGTGGACCGGTGGTGGAACCCGGCGACGGAGGCGCAGGCCACCGACCGCGCCTTCCGCATCGGCCAGCACCGCGACGTGCGGGTGCACACCCTCGTCTGCCTCGGCACCCTGGAGGAACGCATCGACCGGCTCATCGCCGGCAAGGGCGTGCTCGCCGAGCGGGTGGTCGGCAACGGCGAGGGCTGGCTCACCACGCTCTCCACCGACGAGCTGCGCGACCTGGCCCGGCTGGACCCGGAGGCCGTCGGTGACTGACCGGTATTCCGCGCCGTTCGTGGCGATGTTCGAGGCGCTGCGGATGGCGCCGACCTTCGCCCGCGGCCGCCGCGACGCCCGCGCCGGGCACGTCCGGAGCCTCACGATCTCCAGCAGCCTGGTCGTCGCCCAGGTCCGCGGCCCCGACGACACCCATCCCTTCCGCGCGCGCATCGCGGTCCGGGCCTTCGGCGCGGCGCAATGGGCGCGCGTCGAGGACGACCTGGCCGCGCAGGCCCGCTACGTCGCCGACCTGCTCGCGGGCCGCATGCCGGACGACATCGACGACGTCTTCTCCGGCGCCGGCCTGACGCTGCTGCCGCTGTCGCTCGACGAGGTCGCGATGGACTGCACCTGCGAGCGGTGGCCGATGCCGTGCGCCCATCTCGCCGCGACCTGTTACGCCCTCGCCGCGTCGTTCGAGACCGACCCCTTCGGGGTCTTCGCCTGGCGCGGCCGGGGCCGCGACGAGCTGCTGGTCCGGCTCAGCCAGTTGCGCGGCACGTCGGTGCACGAGGCGGACGCTGCCGTCGTGCCCCCCGGGGACGGGACCGCGGGTCTCGGTGACCTGGCGGACTTCTGGGGCACGGGTACGCCGAGCGCACCCGCACCGTCCCCGCCGGCGACGCGCCCCGACCTGCTGCTCGACCAGCTCGATCCGCCGGGGTTGCACTACGGCGGGCTGCCCCTCGCGGAGCTGCTGCGGCCGGCCTACCTCGCGCTCCCTCCGGAGGAGCCGCCGTGATCCGGGCCTCTGAGGCCGGCGGGGTATCGTCGCTGCGGTGTTCAGTTGTCCGGTCCGCGAGGGGATGACCAGGTGAGGGGCCCGCTCCTGCCGGGTGACCCGCGGCGGCTCGGCGGATACCGCCTGGAAGGCCGCCTCGGCCAGGGCGGCATGGGCACCGTCTACCTCGGCTACGGCCCCGACGGCCGCCCGGTGGCGATCAAGGTCATCAAGCCCGAGTATGCCTACGAGGAGCAGTTCCGCGCCCGCTTCCGCAGCGAGGTCACCCGGGCCCGGCAGGTGCCTCCGTTCTGCACCGCCGAGGTGCTCGACGCCGACGCCGACCACGAGACGCCGTACCTGGTCGTCGAGTACGTCGACGGCCCGAGCCTGGCCGAGATCGTCGCGCAGCAGGGGCCGTTGAGCAGCGGCAACCTCTACAGCGTCGCGGTCGGCGTGGCCACCGTGCTGGCCGCGATCCACGGCGCCGGACCTGAGCGGCCTTCCTGCGTCGTTGCGCGACCTCGTCGCGATGACCCTGGAGAAGGACCCCGGCCGCCGGCCGTCGGCGGCCGACCTTCTCGACCGGCTGCTCGCCGCCGGTGGACAGGCCGCCGCGGGCGCCGGGGGTGGACAGGCCGCGGCGGGCGCCGGGGGTGGACAGGCCGCCGCGGGCGCCGCCGGTCTGTCGGGCCTGCCGGAGCTGCGACGCGTGGCGCAGGTTGTACAGCGCTCCGGCCCGAGCCGTGAGCAGGTCACGGACGGCCGCGGCACCGGGGTGACCCCGCGGCGCTGGCGGCGGTTGGCGCCCGCCCTGGCCGCCGCGGCGATCGGCGGCATCGCGCTCGCCGGCTTGCTGACGTTCGGGCCCAGCCGGGAGCTGGTGCTGGGCCGGGACGCCGACGCCGGATCGCCGGGCGCACCGGCGACGGCCGCATCGACGCCGGCGACCGCGCTCCCGCCGACCGGTAGCGCCTCGCCCGCCGACCGCCCGGCCAACGGACGTGCGGAGCCGGACCGGGAGGCACCGGCCGGCGCACCGGCCGTCACCCGGACCGAGCCATCCGTCCCTTCCGCGTCGCCGGCGGTCCGGCCGTGCCGCAACTCCGACGTCCGCGTGTCGGTCGCGGCGCAGAACGACAATGCGGCCGAGACGAGTACGCGGAAAGCGATCGTCTCGGTGGTCAACGAGTCGGCCACCGCCTGCCGGGTCGACGGCCGGGTCACCATCCAGCTCTACGACGCCGCCGACGAGGCGGTGCCGGTGCCGACCCAAGGCGTCGACCAGCCGGGCCCGGCCGCCGAGATCGTCCTGCGGCCGGGCAACGCCGCCTTCCAGGGCATCAAGTGGCAGGCGTGCGACCTCGCCGCCGCGGACTGCCCCGCCGGCAACACGCTGCGCGGCAGCCTCGGCACGTCGTCCCCGGGCGTGGTGGCCGTCCTGGAGGGCTTCTCCTCACCGCAGGGTCACCACATCACCATGCGTACGCTGCAGCTCGGCACCCTGCAACCCGCCACCGACGGCACCGTGGCGTGGTGAGCGTCGGCGCCACGGTCGCCGCCGGTCGCTCCCCCGCCTCGGCCTACCGTTTCCAGAAGGCCTTGCGCCCCGGGCGGGCCGGGGCGAAGCCGTCCAGGACCTGCCGGGCATAGGCCCAGTCCGCGGTCAGGTCGCCGGGCGCACGGAGCCGTTCGACCAGCTCGCGCAGTGCGGCGACCTCGGGCCCGGTCACGCCCTCGAGCACGGCGGCGAGCCGGCTGCCCAGGTCGGCGAGCAGGTCACGCCGCTGCGCCGCGGGCCGGTCGTCCGCCTCGCGCAACCGTGCCGCCTCGACCGCGACGATCGAGGCCAGGCTCTCGAGCGTCACTCCCGAGGCGCCCGCCGTCCTTGCGCCGCCGCGCGCCATGACCGCCGACGGCATGGCCGCGAACGGCTGCGGTCCGCGCACCGATCCCCGGGCCGGCGCGAACCGCGGAGCGCCGGGCGCCGCGGTCGGCGCGGGGACTCCGGGTGCGGGCGGGGGCGGCGGCAGAGGGGGCGCGGGGGTGCCGGGCGCTTGCGGCACGGGGTAGGCGGGCGGTGCGGGCGGGACGGGGGGAAAACCGCCGGGCGGAGGTCCGCTGGGAGCGGCCGCCGCGAACGGCATCGGTGCCGCAGCCCCGGCGATCAGGAACGGCTGCGAGACCGTCTGGTCGGCCATCTCCCAACCGGACGGCGTCTCCACCGGCTGGGTGACCCGTCGCCGCTCGCCGCCCTCGTGCACCACCCGGCTGTCCACCGCGACGAACGCCGTGAACCGGCACAGCACGCCGTACCGCAGCGACGTCGCGACGATCTCCTTCTCCAGGCCGTTCTCACCGGCGGCGTAGCGGTCCTCCAGCTCCCGAAGCCGGGCGCGCGCCCACTGCGCGGTGACCGCCGGCTCCTCGCGGAGCTCGGCCGGCACCTGGACGGCGAAGCCCTTGTCGTCGCGGGTGCGGCCGTGCACCGTCACCGACGCCGGAGCGGTTCCCGTGTACCGGCCGAAGAGGACCAGCGGCACCCCCGGGAAGATCGACTGAGGGCGGACCGGGTCGACGCCGGTCACGGTGACGTCGGTGACCAGCGGCGCGCCGATCCGGCGGTGGATCCGCTCCATCGCCTCGTCCAGCCGGTCCTCGCTCTCCACCAGTTCGCAGCGCCCGGCCCCGAGGGTGGCGAGGCGGCCGAGGAAGCCCGCGTTCACCGCCCGGTCGATGCCGACGGTGTGGATCCGGATCCTGCCGACGAGCGCGCCGACCTCGGCGAGGATCTGGTCCTCGTTGCCCACCTGGCCGTCGGTGACCAGCACCAGCACCCGGTCGCGCCCGCCGGTTGCGGACTGGTCGTGTCCGGCCGTCGGGGTCGGGGGCAGGTCGCTTCCCGCCGGGGCGGAGAGCAGAGTCAGGCCTTCGCGCAGCGGCGCGAGGAGTTCCGTGCCGCCGCGGGCGTCGGCGCGGGCGAGGTGCTCGACCGCGCGGAAGCGGTGCCGGTCGGTCGCCTCCGCCAGGCCGTCGCCGAGGTCCTGCGGGTGGTCGATCTGGTGGTCGAAGGTCAGGACCGCGAACCGGTCGGCGGCGGTGAGCGTATCCACCACCCGGGCGGCGGCGCGGCGGGCGGCGACCATCTTCCAGCCGCGCATGCTGCCCGAGCGGTCGAGCAGCAGGACGACGTCCTTGGGCCGGGCGGGGGCGTCCGCGTCGGCCGGGGGCAGGACCACGAGCTGGTACGTGCCGCCAGGCTCGTCCGCCTCCGGGTCCGGCACGCACACCGCCCCGGAGCCGTCCCCCGCGTACGGCAGCCGCAGGACGAAGTCGCGGTCCGCCCGCTCGCCGGGGGCGATCTCGATCCGGGTGCCGGCCGTGGTGACCGTGTGCAGGCTGGACCGCACCTCGCTCAGGGGCAACCCGGCGGTGTCGATGTCGACGCCGATCGACAGCCGTAGCGGGTTGGGGAAGCCGGGCAGCAGCACCGGGGGAGTGATCCGGGAGGCGTCCGGCACGGCGTCGGTGTCGCGTGCCTGGCCGTCGCCGACCGGCGTGCCGGGCAGGGGGACGCCGGGCACGTACCGGGGTGCGACCACGAGCGGGAACCGGAACGTCGCCGCGCCGTCCTCCCACGGCAGCGGGCCGACCAGCGTGAGTTCGACGGCGACGCGTTCGCCGGGCACGATGTTGCCGACCCGCATGGTGAAGACGTCGGGACGTTCCTCCTCGGCGATGGAAGCCCGCTGACCGGCCTCGACGGCCCGGTCGTACGCCTCCCGCGCCGCGCCGCGCTCCTGCAGCTCGGCCTCGACGGTCCGCCCGTCGGCCGTCATCGTCATGCCCGTGACGGCGGCGCGGTCGGGCAGCGGGAAGACGTACGTGGCCTCCAGCGCGGTGTCGTAGGCGTTGACGAACTCGGTGGTGACGGTCGTCCGGGCGACGAGCCCGCTGATCCGGGTCTGGACGTCGAGCCGGTCCAACGGGAGGTTGCCCCGGTCGGTGCGCAGGGTGCCGAGGCCCGCGCCGGGCAGGACGCGGATGCGGCCGAGCTCCGCCGGCTCCATCGGCGTGACGGACAGGGTCATGACGGGCTCCCATCATCGGTGTGCTGCTCATCGGGGGTGCGCGGGCAGGTTGCCTTGTGTAGTCCGGCGGAGGTGTGCGGGCCGGCGTCGAGCAGGCCGCGGGTGGCGAGCAGGTCCAGCAGGGGCGCGGCGGCTGCGGCGATCGCGGCGTGATCGGCGCTGTGGGGGCGTGCCGGAAGAATCAGGATGGCGCCGCCGCCCAGCGCGACGCCGCCGACCTCGCGGACCGGAACGGGGGCCGGGAACGGCGGAGCCGGCGGAGCCGGCGGAGCCGCGAAAGCTGGGGGAGCCGCGGGAATCGGAGGAGTCGCGAAAGCTGGGGGAGCCG is a genomic window containing:
- a CDS encoding VIT domain-containing protein, giving the protein MTLSVTPMEPAELGRIRVLPGAGLGTLRTDRGNLPLDRLDVQTRISGLVARTTVTTEFVNAYDTALEATYVFPLPDRAAVTGMTMTADGRTVEAELQERGAAREAYDRAVEAGQRASIAEEERPDVFTMRVGNIVPGERVAVELTLVGPLPWEDGAATFRFPLVVAPRYVPGVPLPGTPVGDGQARDTDAVPDASRITPPVLLPGFPNPLRLSIGVDIDTAGLPLSEVRSSLHTVTTAGTRIEIAPGERADRDFVLRLPYAGDGSGAVCVPDPEADEPGGTYQLVVLPPADADAPARPKDVVLLLDRSGSMRGWKMVAARRAAARVVDTLTAADRFAVLTFDHQIDHPQDLGDGLAEATDRHRFRAVEHLARADARGGTELLAPLREGLTLLSAPAGSDLPPTPTAGHDQSATGGRDRVLVLVTDGQVGNEDQILAEVGALVGRIRIHTVGIDRAVNAGFLGRLATLGAGRCELVESEDRLDEAMERIHRRIGAPLVTDVTVTGVDPVRPQSIFPGVPLVLFGRYTGTAPASVTVHGRTRDDKGFAVQVPAELREEPAVTAQWARARLRELEDRYAAGENGLEKEIVATSLRYGVLCRFTAFVAVDSRVVHEGGERRRVTQPVETPSGWEMADQTVSQPFLIAGAAAPMPFAAAAPSGPPPGGFPPVPPAPPAYPVPQAPGTPAPPLPPPPPAPGVPAPTAAPGAPRFAPARGSVRGPQPFAAMPSAVMARGGARTAGASGVTLESLASIVAVEAARLREADDRPAAQRRDLLADLGSRLAAVLEGVTGPEVAALRELVERLRAPGDLTADWAYARQVLDGFAPARPGRKAFWKR